GTGCTAAGCACTTCCTATGTAATTACACGTTTCATTCTGAGGAATGTCGCCACACTTGAACATAAACTCTAAAAAGATCATGGCGGGTTCTGACACACTTGTGAAACATCCCAGTTTTCATTCAGCCTCCCTACCTGAGCCATTTAGCGCTATACTCCTCCACCCAGGTACACTTCCTTTGTGCTACACGGATACCCCTTGTCATTGCacatgaactgcttcaggagttataaAACTTGTGTAAGCAATGTGCAGAATATTGTCACATAAATATCTTGAAGATATCACaggagctaaatgtaccactgcataaaaagagagagagactttGCAGATtatgcaagaatatttaaacaatttacgaTGTGATTACACGTTTTATTCTGAGGAATGCTGCCAAACTTGAACAGAAACTCTAAAAAGATCATGGCGGGTTCtcacacacttgtgaaacctcccagTCTTCATTGAGCCTCCCTACATGAGCCATTTAGCGCTATTTTGTGGGAAATAGATCCCAAAACTGATATCAGGAGCAATATCCGATTTTACACATCAAAACGAagatatttggaagtcgaaataagtATCTCTGTAACTCGAAACAGGACGCTCACCACTATTCGAGTTTTAGCTGGTTGTATGAAGGCACTGCCAAAGACaaaaaaatttctgagtcctacagctgagtgggcttagtttatatttgctgctgtagTCAGGGatgttaaccctttcagacccaaaTTATTCTCAGCCATGAAAAAAAATATCTATTCATTGTAATAGGTAAAAATGGGTATTAGAAACATAATAAATCcaacaaaatcactgaaaacatttttatttacattttacagaaTGTCCATTGTAATGGACAAAGAGTATCAACAGTTGTTACATCCTGCATTGTGGAACATTTTGAAACAATTCCTTCCTTTGACAAAACATAGATGAACATTAGATTTCTCACAAAATACATGAGTTTTATTCTTACAACTAGGCATTTTACACCTTGAAGGTCCTGTATTATCATGGTACTCAGGAAAATGTCCAGTAAGGTCATTCCGAATCTCTGGTGCCAGACGAATCTCAGTTCTTGCTCTTTTTGCTTTTATGTCCTATAAATCACTACTGGGTCTGTCACGTTTCACTTTGGTACTAGTGCCCATTTTTACAAGAGCCTCTCCTATTCTCATCTTAAAATGAAGCAAATCCATTGTCTCTTTCTCTCCCAGTGATTCAGTATTTCTTTTGTATTCCAACCAACTGTTCACACATGATAAATCTACAGCGTGGAGCAACATTTTCAATGTCCATTTTCTAGATTTAATAAAAATCCTATACGTGCTAATTAACATATCTTTTTTGTCAACACCACCCATAGCATGGTTGTAACGACGTACAACTTCAGGCCGTGAGACCGAAACATATGTCTTTCTTGATTTTTCCCAGTGCTGTACTTCATCTTGACTACCACATCCTACAAAATTTGATGCCAGAACTACTGGTTTGTTGTCAAACCATTTACACATTATCACTGCTTCATTCATGCTCACCACTTCTTCAGAAAAACCACACCCTTTCTTTTTCAAATCCTTATCACTGGTGAAAGGTACATTTGGCATGCGACATAGTCTTGCTGTTCCTGCtgtatatgtattttttatttttaatatttctagtaagttgaatgttgtgaagaaattatcaaaatataaataagcatgtTCCCTGTTAATTCTCTCTAGAAGTTTTAGAACAACAGATGCCCCTAAACCAAACTTTTTTACAAAAGTGTTTGAGATTTCTGGAGTATCTCCTTGGTACAACAGAAAGTCATAGCACAGACCACTTCTTCCacataataaaaacagttttataCCTCAAGGTTTAGGCTTTCCTTACAATACTGCTTTACTCCTAAatgacctttgaaaggaatcatttgCTCGTCAACACATAATTCTTCCTCAATCTGTAGTTCCAAACATCTATGTCTAATACAATCATAAATGGGTCTCACTTTGTAAAATTTGTCTTTGCAATTTTCTGGCCTTGCCAAATTGTCAACTACATGGAAATTTGATCTCAGTTGCAAAAATCTCTCTCTTGACATACTTTCCACAAAGAGATCTAAATGCAATGCTGAATCCCAATACATTCAAACTATGGGGTATTTCAAGCATCCCATAATTATATGGAGTCCTAGTAAAGTCTTTATTTCCGTTACATTTGTCGGTGTAAATGTTTTCCCATGTTGCAATGCATACATGTTGGTTTTTTCAACCATATTTTCTAAGCAAGCATGAGAAATGTACACTGAAAAATATTCAATGGGTGTCATATCACACTCTGATGGCTGCACTGAATACTGGTCTTCACCTATAGGTGTGCTTTGGAGTGTAGGcgattttcttctccatctaaTACCACTTTTTTCAGTAAACACCCACTCAGATGGAATAATAGAGTCTTCAACATTTGAGTCCTGTGCATAAGTATGATTTTGGTCATCTTCTTCTGTGCTGCCCTCGTCCTCCAGTTGTTCCTCTTCGTAGTTTGTGACTACATCAGCACCTAAAAATGACAATGCAGTATAGCAACAACCAGGTCAATATATATATAATAGTCAGGTGAGATTGATAGATTTATTATTACATACCAGGTCTAGTGCATTGTGGAATAGATTCTGCATCATCAGGGCCACTTTCATCGTTTTCTGAGAGCTCTAAGTCAGAAACCTCACCTGACATCAGCTAATCCAGTATCTGGGAAGCATCCCTCTCAATATGataaaattctgaaaatcaatacgtCAGATGTAAGCAATTTCATGAACAGTGTTGAAACAAGACGCAAATACCAAGTCTGAAGCAATAACATCGAGTACAACTACTGCAATATTGCACATAAATGCTTGGAATCTTATCTACTGAACCTTTGGTaacataaaataaattagtttCGTCCCCTACGTTACAAAAAAAGGCGCAGTTGCATCACAGAAGTTATTTTCATAcagcggaaatacactcctggaaatggaaaaaagaacacattgacaccggtgggtcagacccaccatacttgctcctgacactgcgagagggctgtacaagcaatgatcacacgcacggcacagcggacacaccaggaaccgcggtgttggccgtcgaatgacgctagctgcgcagcatttgtgcaccgccgccgtcagtatcagccagtttgccgtggcatacggagctccatcgcagtctttaacactggtagcatgccgcgacagcgtggacgtgaaccgtatgtgcagttgacggactttgagcgagggcgtatagtgggcatgcgggaggccgggtggacgtaccgccgaattgctcaacacgtggggcgtgaggtctccacagtacatcgatgttgtcgccagtggtcggcggaaggtgcacgtgcccgtcgacctgggaccggaccgcagcgacgcacggatgcacgccaagaccgtaggatcctacgcagtgccgtaggggaccgcaccgccacttcccagcaaattagggacactgttgctcctggggtatcggcgaggaccattcgcaaccgtctccatgaagctgggctacggtcccgcacaccgttaggccgtcttctgctcacgccccaacatcgtgcagcccgcctccagtggtgtcgcgacaggcgtgaatggagggacgaatggagacgtgtcgtcttcagcgatgagagtcgcttctgccttagtgccaatgatggtcgtatgcgtgtttggcgccgtgcaggtgagcgccacaatcaggactgcatacgaccgaggcacacagggccaacacccggcatcatggtgtggggagcgatctcctacactggccgtacaccactggtgatcgtcgaggggacactgaatagtgcacggtacatccaaaccgtcatcgaacccatcgttctaccattcctaggccggcaagggaacttgctgttccaacaggacaatgcacgtccgcatgtatcccgtgccacccaacgtgctctagaaggtgtaagtcaactaccctggccagcaagatctccggatctgtcccccattgagcatgtttgggactggatgaagcgtcgtctcacgtggtctgcacgtccagcacgaacgctggtccaactgaggcgccaggtggaaatggcatggcaagccgttccacaggactacatccagcatctctacgatcgtctccatgggagaatagcagcctgcattgctgcgaaaggtggatatacaccgtactagtgccgacattgtgcatgctctgttgcctgtgtctatgtgcctgtggttctgtcagtgtgatcatgtgatgtatctgaccccaggaatgtgtcaataaagtttccccttcctgggacaatgaattcacggtgttcttatttcaatttccaggagtgtacattacaagCACACAAGTAAAAACAACCACTGGGACTAAATGTCCATTTCAATGGACATCAGTTTTGTAACGTCGATAATACAATGATTTTCGGAAGCATGTATCTAATTTTGCTATAGAAAGTATCCAAAACCTcactaaaacaaataaaacttaaaaacaagGGGAACTCTAACATTTAAACACGTAAAATTGGTCGAAATATGTACCCACCTTTTACATGCTTCCTCTGTGCGGCCATCTTGTCTCAAACAACGTCCAAATACTTCGTGACTTCACCACTAGATGGCAGGATCGTCCATCGGATTGAACCACAAGACTTCCATTGCGACGTACAAGCAATCCTAAAAACATCTGTGCTCTCAGATATGAGATATTACTCTAAAAAAGTAGTGTCCATTGAATGGACaaggggtctgaaagggttaagactgttatttcttttgtttcctgactTTTCGAAGCACACCAGTGTCTATGGACAGACAGGGAAATTCAGAAacattacatatctaaaagttcatgacatatttcgaacccCACAACAGGTCGtgagaaaacagaaacagaattcgaagcactgtcctacagacgaaaAAGACGGCTgtaattttcgatgtcctacaactcTTGCTCAGCAGATGCTCTAAAGTGACACTGGCGGGTAGGGGACAGCATCCCAACTGTCCCATCTAGAGGCAGATGGTCTACTTGgaattgtctctgaacactcgaacaaaaaaGATATCACGTAACTCTCAGACGCCACAGAACTTTCTGTAAATAACCCACCCCTGCCTTTTTCGAACTAGTCTGCAGACCCTCCTACACCCTGCACAAAGGACTTTCTGGTGCCATGG
This portion of the Schistocerca serialis cubense isolate TAMUIC-IGC-003099 chromosome 3, iqSchSeri2.2, whole genome shotgun sequence genome encodes:
- the LOC126471371 gene encoding piggyBac transposable element-derived protein 3-like; translation: MSGEVSDLELSENDESGPDDAESIPQCTRPGADVVTNYEEEQLEDEGSTEEDDQNHTYAQDSNVEDSIIPSEWVFTEKSGTARLCRMPNVPFTSDKDLKKKGCGFSEEVVSMNEAVIMCKWFDNKPVVLASNFVGCGSQDEVQHWEKSRKTYVSVSRPEVVRRYNHAMGGVDKKDMLISTYRIFIKSRKWTLKMLLHAVDLSCVNSWLEYKRNTESLGEKETMDLLHFKMRIGEALVKMGTSTKVKRDRPSSDL